One region of Manis pentadactyla isolate mManPen7 chromosome 9, mManPen7.hap1, whole genome shotgun sequence genomic DNA includes:
- the LRRC10B gene encoding leucine-rich repeat-containing protein 10B has translation MGIAESTPDELPSDAEEQLRGGEQQLELSGRRLRRLPSAVCALSRLQKLYVSGTGLRELPEEIEELRELRILALDFNKLERLPDGLCRLPRLTRLYLGGNRLLALPAEFAQLQSLRCLWIEGNFLRRFPRPLLRLVALQSLQMGDNRLRALPAELPRMTGLRGLWLYGNRFEEFPPALLRMGRLHILDLDRNRLGGFPDLHPLRALRVFSYDHNPVTGPPRVADTVFLVGEGAVERMAERDEPTPRPRPRCPARAFDDEEEEDLLIGGGVSRALGPPEGSLRALEAAPGLGT, from the coding sequence ATGGGCATCGCCGAGTCCACGCCGGACGAGCTGCCGTCGGACGCGGAGGAGCAGCTGCGCGGCGGCGAGCAGCAGCTGGAGCTGAGCGGGAGGCGGCTGCGGCGGCTGCCCAGCGCCGTGTGCGCGCTGAGCCGCCTGCAGAAGCTGTACGTGAGCGGCACCGGGCTGCGCGAGCTGCCGGAGGAGATCGAGGAGCTGCGCGAGCTGCGCATCCTGGCTCTGGACTTCAACAAACTCGAACGCTTGCCTGACGGCCTGTGTCGCCTGCCGCGCCTCACGCGCCTCTACCTTGGTGGCAACCGACTGCTGGCTCTGCCCGCCGAGTTCGCGCAGCTGCAGAGCCTGCGCTGCCTTTGGATCGAGGGCAACTTCCTGCGGCGCTTCCCGCGGCCGCTGCTGCGCCTAGTGGCGCTGCAGTCCTTGCAGATGGGCGACAATCGGCTGCGCGCGCTGCCCGCCGAGCTGCCGCGCATGACGGGCCTGCGCGGCCTCTGGCTCTACGGCAACCGCTTCGAGGAGTTTCCCCCCGCGCTGCTGCGCATGGGCCGCCTGCACATCCTCGACCTTGACCGCAACCGCCTGGGCGGCTTCCCCGACCTGCACCCTCTTCGCGCCCTGCGCGTCTTCTCCTACGATCACAACCCGGTCACTGGGCCACCGCGCGTCGCGGACACCGTCTTCCTCGTGGGCGAGGGCGCAGTCGAACGCATGGCCGAGCGCGACGAGCCCACGCCTCGGCCGCGGCCTCGGTGCCCAGCGCGGGCCTTCGACGACGAGGAGGAGGAAGACCTGCTCATAGGGGGCGGGGTCTCCCGGGCTCTGGGCCCCCCCGAGGGCAGCCTCCGAGCCCTGGAAGCCGCTCCAGGACTGGGCACCTGA